One part of the Elusimicrobiaceae bacterium genome encodes these proteins:
- the alaS gene encoding alanine--tRNA ligase has protein sequence MKSTEVRNGFLNFFHAKGLPVVPSSPLIPHNDPTLLFTSAGMVQFKANFMGIDRSLKNACSCQKCVRTTDIDSVGFTERHLTFFEMLGNFSFGDYFKKEAIDWSWEYLTKVLGISPDKLYVSIYKGGIAPRDEEAYQAWLKYVPAERIFELGEADNFWTMGPTGPCGPCTEIYYDFGDKGCKNPHCDITCDCGRFVEIWNVVFESYNRQEDGSLQPLPHNNIDTGMGLERLCMVMQKKQNIFETDLFTPLTDEAKKILHIDGKTPQEISALRIMADHVRSSSFLIAEGILPSNEGRGYILRRLIRRAARYGKLMGSKEPFLYTLAKKVSQIFDGLYPEIDKNLSHIEEVLKKEEETFLKTLQTGEEKLDALLANGTKMLSGEDAFYLHETFGFPLELTREIAAAKGVKVDETGYEKAKEAASAKSRSYADELSKEKVKHLQYVEVTYPATQFTGYTTLTQKARVLSVLNPELEEVKTLNGEGYAVFDKTSFYAESGGQVGDTGLILKDGQTVAEVLDVQKPIGKVFVHKVKGTLAVGDEVILSVNGPLRGRAAANHSAIHLVNAALRKVFGTGVHQSGSFVSPERFRFDYTLSKTPTQADWKQVWTLVQQAIEQALPVTCQERPLKDAAKLGAVTLLGEKYADPARFVLMGGSFEEPDKKYSLELCGGTHVTNTAQVITVVPLKEGSLSAGVRRIEGVAGQAALDYLKTVHAGVEQMAARLMVPVPEVGVRLNQILDELKEVRKRYAAFREKTLAAGGVAQTAFTLKNGVTVVLQNAEGAQPRELRTIADTIGQKYEKALIIVATDRDGKRSFVVKMVGQLPNTNAVEVAKQIATNLNGKAGGRPDFAQGGGEAKDSWQDFMGSVKEIL, from the coding sequence ATGAAAAGTACCGAAGTGAGAAACGGATTTTTGAATTTTTTTCATGCCAAAGGTTTACCGGTAGTGCCGTCGAGCCCTTTAATTCCACACAATGACCCGACTTTGTTATTTACTTCTGCGGGTATGGTGCAATTTAAGGCTAACTTTATGGGGATTGATCGTTCCTTAAAAAACGCCTGTTCTTGTCAAAAATGCGTGCGCACCACCGATATTGACAGCGTAGGATTTACGGAAAGACATTTGACTTTCTTTGAAATGCTGGGCAATTTCTCTTTCGGGGATTATTTCAAAAAAGAGGCTATTGACTGGTCTTGGGAGTATTTAACAAAAGTGCTGGGTATTTCTCCGGACAAACTCTATGTCAGCATCTACAAAGGCGGCATTGCTCCGCGCGATGAGGAAGCCTATCAGGCGTGGCTTAAATATGTGCCGGCCGAGCGGATTTTTGAATTAGGGGAAGCCGATAATTTTTGGACCATGGGGCCCACCGGTCCGTGCGGCCCGTGTACGGAAATTTATTATGATTTTGGCGATAAAGGATGTAAAAATCCGCACTGTGATATTACGTGTGATTGCGGGCGATTTGTAGAAATTTGGAACGTAGTGTTTGAAAGCTATAACCGCCAAGAGGACGGCTCCTTGCAGCCATTGCCGCATAATAATATCGACACCGGCATGGGGCTCGAACGTCTTTGCATGGTGATGCAAAAAAAGCAAAATATTTTTGAAACGGATTTATTCACTCCGCTGACCGACGAGGCCAAAAAGATTTTACATATAGACGGGAAAACTCCGCAGGAAATTTCTGCCTTGCGCATTATGGCAGACCATGTGCGCAGTTCTTCCTTTTTAATTGCGGAAGGTATTTTGCCCTCTAACGAGGGGCGCGGGTACATTCTGCGCCGTTTGATCCGTCGCGCGGCCCGCTACGGTAAGTTAATGGGCAGTAAAGAGCCGTTCTTATATACACTGGCTAAAAAAGTCAGTCAAATTTTTGACGGGTTATATCCGGAAATTGATAAAAATTTATCTCATATTGAAGAAGTGCTCAAAAAAGAAGAGGAAACCTTTTTGAAGACCCTTCAAACCGGAGAAGAAAAACTGGATGCATTACTAGCCAACGGAACGAAAATGCTATCGGGCGAAGATGCTTTTTATCTGCATGAGACTTTTGGATTTCCCTTGGAACTTACGCGTGAGATAGCGGCCGCCAAAGGAGTGAAAGTGGATGAGACCGGTTACGAAAAGGCCAAAGAAGCTGCTTCGGCCAAAAGCCGCAGTTATGCCGATGAGCTTTCCAAAGAAAAAGTCAAACATTTGCAATATGTAGAGGTGACCTATCCGGCTACGCAGTTTACCGGTTACACCACCCTGACGCAAAAAGCGCGGGTACTAAGCGTACTGAACCCGGAATTAGAAGAAGTCAAAACCTTAAACGGGGAAGGGTATGCCGTATTTGATAAAACCTCTTTTTATGCGGAATCCGGCGGCCAAGTAGGTGACACGGGACTAATTTTGAAAGACGGTCAAACAGTAGCCGAGGTATTGGATGTACAAAAACCCATCGGTAAAGTATTTGTGCATAAGGTAAAAGGGACGCTGGCTGTGGGAGATGAAGTGATTTTGTCCGTCAATGGCCCGTTGCGTGGCAGAGCCGCGGCCAATCATAGCGCTATTCACTTGGTGAACGCGGCCTTGCGGAAAGTGTTTGGGACCGGCGTACATCAGAGTGGGTCTTTTGTATCCCCGGAACGTTTCCGTTTTGACTATACTTTATCTAAAACACCTACCCAAGCAGATTGGAAGCAGGTGTGGACGCTGGTGCAACAAGCCATCGAACAGGCTTTACCGGTTACCTGTCAGGAACGTCCGCTAAAAGATGCGGCTAAATTAGGTGCCGTCACTTTGTTAGGGGAAAAATATGCCGATCCGGCCCGTTTTGTGCTCATGGGAGGCAGTTTTGAAGAACCAGATAAAAAATATAGTTTGGAATTATGCGGCGGCACCCATGTTACCAATACCGCGCAAGTTATTACAGTAGTGCCTTTGAAAGAAGGTTCCTTATCTGCCGGAGTGCGGCGTATTGAAGGCGTGGCCGGACAAGCGGCACTAGACTATTTGAAGACTGTACATGCCGGAGTGGAACAAATGGCCGCGCGACTGATGGTGCCGGTGCCGGAAGTGGGCGTGCGACTAAATCAAATTTTAGATGAGCTCAAAGAAGTGCGGAAACGTTATGCGGCTTTCCGCGAGAAAACATTGGCGGCCGGCGGCGTGGCGCAAACTGCTTTTACCCTTAAAAACGGCGTGACGGTAGTGCTTCAAAATGCAGAAGGAGCCCAACCACGCGAGTTGCGCACCATTGCCGACACTATTGGGCAAAAGTACGAAAAAGCCCTCATTATTGTAGCTACGGACCGCGACGGCAAACGTTCATTTGTGGTCAAAATGGTGGGCCAGTTGCCCAATACGAATGCAGTGGAAGTGGCCAAACAAATTGCAACGAATTTGAACGGAAAAGCCGGCGGCCGGCCGGATTTTGCTCAAGGCGGCGGCGAAGCCAAAGATAGTTGGCAGGATTTCATGGGTTCCGTCAAGGAAATCCTGTAG
- a CDS encoding diacylglycerol kinase family lipid kinase, with product MKTLFIVNPISGGKKQPAGRWADLISTYFPQAEIKYTQYAGHATELASHAVQNGYEKIFVAGGDGTINEVARALVGTSVILGIVPKGSGNGLARELAIPLCFEKALAALQKAQAVSCDVGLANGEYFFNVAGVGIEAEIARQFDQFGKSGKRGKWPYFKLGIEGFFHYKPASLRLQYEGKEEIICPLTLVFANGTQYGSGFYIAPQASLTDGKLEMVEVKNVSKIRLAWAAPAFFRKKPLPNTVQRTQSVTQAVLQADGEIVYHLDGEPKVAQHRLEIKLLPHALRLLVPTGEH from the coding sequence ATGAAAACGCTGTTTATTGTCAATCCCATTAGCGGCGGGAAGAAACAGCCGGCCGGCCGGTGGGCCGATTTGATTAGCACCTATTTTCCGCAAGCCGAAATTAAATATACGCAATACGCCGGTCACGCTACGGAACTGGCATCCCATGCCGTACAAAACGGGTATGAAAAAATCTTCGTAGCCGGTGGGGACGGCACGATTAATGAGGTGGCGCGGGCATTAGTCGGTACTTCTGTGATATTGGGTATTGTGCCCAAAGGCTCCGGCAACGGACTGGCCCGCGAATTAGCCATCCCTCTATGCTTTGAAAAAGCATTGGCGGCTTTGCAAAAAGCACAGGCGGTATCTTGCGATGTAGGCCTGGCTAACGGAGAGTATTTCTTCAATGTCGCAGGCGTAGGTATTGAAGCGGAAATCGCCCGCCAATTTGATCAATTTGGCAAAAGTGGCAAGCGCGGCAAGTGGCCGTATTTTAAGTTGGGAATTGAAGGATTTTTTCATTACAAACCTGCTTCTTTGCGTTTGCAATACGAAGGGAAAGAAGAAATCATCTGTCCGTTGACCTTAGTATTTGCCAACGGCACTCAATACGGTAGCGGCTTTTATATCGCGCCGCAGGCCAGTTTGACCGACGGAAAACTGGAAATGGTGGAAGTAAAAAATGTTTCCAAAATCCGTTTGGCATGGGCCGCGCCGGCTTTTTTCCGCAAAAAACCGCTTCCCAATACCGTGCAACGCACGCAATCTGTCACGCAAGCCGTTTTGCAAGCAGACGGAGAAATTGTGTATCACTTAGACGGAGAGCCTAAAGTGGCACAACACCGCTTGGAAATCAAGCTATTGCCACACGCTTTGCGATTACTCGTGCCCACAGGAGAACACTAA
- a CDS encoding thermonuclease family protein — translation MARRKRKSISQKQIKFWVSLIVAVIAAVMQQTGKPVSEDMPDSSALQNVSVASVYDGDTFKINLNCSLAVYCEKVPVRVLGVDCPEIKGKTEKEKRLAKQAKTFTQNFLEKGPISLSNCQRDKYFRLLCDVTNSQGQNLAKELIKHNLGYEYWGGTKSTRYQ, via the coding sequence ATGGCACGCCGGAAACGAAAATCCATTTCTCAAAAACAAATCAAATTTTGGGTATCGCTGATTGTCGCGGTGATTGCCGCTGTCATGCAACAAACCGGCAAACCCGTATCTGAAGATATGCCCGACAGTAGCGCTCTGCAAAATGTATCTGTTGCTTCTGTGTACGACGGAGATACGTTCAAAATTAACTTAAATTGTTCTTTAGCGGTATATTGTGAAAAAGTACCGGTGCGGGTGTTGGGAGTAGATTGTCCGGAAATAAAAGGAAAAACCGAGAAAGAAAAACGCCTTGCTAAACAAGCCAAGACGTTTACTCAAAATTTCTTAGAAAAAGGGCCCATTTCTCTTTCTAATTGTCAGCGGGATAAATACTTCCGCCTTTTATGCGACGTCACCAACAGCCAAGGCCAGAACTTAGCCAAAGAACTCATCAAACACAATTTAGGCTACGAATACTGGGGCGGCACCAAATCCACCCGATATCAATAG
- a CDS encoding pilin has protein sequence MSKKAFTLIELLIVVLIIGILSAIAIPMYQGAVDKSHWSTMLPGAKAIKDAEEAFKMSNDGYTDTMANLDVTMENNDLTFNLITPNNTSDPNVIRVTNSKLANVRLASYLDDNPKFAGQLHCEAATGDERANRLCGGLLQGQELTSADGYTGYLLDQSIDKATCDNASRSWSTSKTKCYKDDPTRCNALDSNHLGDGQCGFQDQNSKTIGEEEICQADTNGCHNTIVEDGGECIAGPGDYKTNNCACCHSTIKNGGVCRVTAGSYTPCADLIIEEGGMCVGSKTIGYGRSCSHNSNGIKGAVICNHEGPCGSDGSVYDGGICVGNKSQNCITSTFKNGAICYANVNGACKRYGDYIPENVYEDTSCCCGAYCPDSAPKCASSRCDPYYMDPNNFKDL, from the coding sequence ATGTCAAAGAAAGCCTTTACTTTAATAGAACTATTAATCGTAGTTCTGATTATTGGGATTCTTTCTGCCATTGCCATCCCAATGTATCAAGGGGCGGTGGATAAAAGCCATTGGAGTACAATGCTCCCGGGAGCTAAAGCGATAAAAGACGCGGAAGAAGCATTTAAGATGTCCAATGACGGATATACCGACACCATGGCTAATTTGGATGTGACAATGGAGAACAACGATTTAACATTTAATTTAATTACACCCAATAACACCTCTGACCCCAATGTAATCAGAGTGACAAATAGCAAACTAGCCAATGTAAGACTGGCTAGTTACTTAGATGATAATCCGAAATTTGCCGGACAGTTACATTGTGAAGCGGCTACCGGAGATGAGAGAGCCAACAGACTTTGCGGTGGTTTGTTGCAAGGGCAAGAATTAACTTCGGCTGATGGCTATACGGGTTATTTGTTAGACCAATCTATTGATAAAGCCACGTGTGATAATGCGAGCCGCAGTTGGAGTACGAGTAAAACCAAGTGTTATAAAGATGACCCAACTCGGTGTAATGCATTAGATTCAAACCATTTGGGTGACGGCCAATGTGGGTTTCAAGACCAAAACAGTAAGACAATAGGAGAAGAAGAAATTTGTCAAGCAGATACAAATGGGTGTCATAACACGATCGTAGAGGATGGAGGAGAATGTATAGCAGGCCCTGGAGATTATAAGACCAATAATTGTGCATGTTGTCATTCTACCATTAAAAACGGCGGAGTATGCCGGGTAACAGCGGGTTCTTACACGCCTTGTGCTGATCTTATTATTGAAGAAGGGGGAATGTGTGTTGGCAGTAAAACTATTGGTTATGGTAGATCTTGTAGTCATAATAGTAATGGAATAAAGGGAGCTGTCATTTGTAATCATGAAGGTCCTTGTGGAAGCGATGGAAGTGTTTATGACGGCGGTATTTGCGTAGGAAACAAAAGTCAAAACTGTATTACAAGTACCTTCAAAAATGGGGCAATTTGTTATGCAAACGTAAATGGAGCTTGTAAACGATATGGAGATTATATTCCTGAAAATGTTTACGAGGATACTTCTTGTTGTTGTGGCGCATATTGCCCAGATTCTGCTCCTAAATGCGCATCTTCTCGTTGTGACCCGTACTATATGGACCCGAATAATTTTAAGGATTTATAA
- a CDS encoding NUDIX hydrolase, whose product MSHYSKLKETKVSSKTLYRGVLGVKLDTVRLINGHTSTRLYFDHRGACGVLPVEKDHVYLVQQYRYPIGQVTWEIPAGKREKGQTFLACAKAELKQETGLSAKRMKEVLMFHPSNAFSNEELHLYIATGLTRGKDAPDEDEFINLKKFPLRVVYEMIEKGKIHDAKTLILLQWYRLHS is encoded by the coding sequence ATGTCTCATTATAGTAAATTAAAAGAAACCAAAGTGTCCAGTAAGACTTTGTATAGAGGGGTGCTGGGGGTTAAATTAGATACCGTACGTTTGATTAACGGTCATACTTCCACGCGTTTGTATTTTGACCATCGCGGTGCCTGCGGCGTACTGCCCGTAGAAAAAGACCATGTGTATTTGGTGCAACAGTACCGATACCCGATTGGTCAAGTAACGTGGGAAATTCCGGCCGGAAAGCGGGAAAAGGGGCAGACTTTTTTGGCGTGTGCCAAAGCCGAACTAAAACAGGAAACCGGATTAAGTGCCAAAAGGATGAAAGAAGTATTAATGTTTCACCCCAGCAATGCTTTTTCCAACGAGGAATTGCACTTATACATCGCCACCGGTCTGACCCGCGGCAAAGATGCGCCGGATGAAGACGAATTTATTAATTTGAAAAAATTTCCGCTGCGTGTCGTGTATGAAATGATTGAAAAAGGAAAAATCCACGATGCCAAAACTTTGATTTTACTGCAGTGGTATCGTTTGCATTCGTAG
- the dnaE gene encoding DNA polymerase III subunit alpha: protein MKEFVHLHNHSEYSLLDGMLRISEHHKPSRFLKGLAEQGIKSLAITDHGNMYGALDFYESARGAGLKPIVGCEVYITEGKYTEKDKSRTGHLTLLAKNHQGYLNLMQLNSEAWVNGFYYHPRIDKELLAKYSEGLIALSGCLKGFVSQYALTAPFEKTCAIAQEYADIMGPGNYYIELMDHGIKEEQEALPILKEVAKKLGLKTVATNDCHYEKKEDWEAHDVNLCISTGKTLADPQRLKMTTHDLYFKSPDEMYELFAHTPQALETTLEIAEKCNLEFPKHGFILPNFDIPPQYPNSAEYFKALCREGLNKKMHGNVPPEYMKQLEFEFDVIIKMGFDCYFLIVQDFIHWARQHDIPIGPGRGSGAGSIVAYSLDITRVDPIKSKLLFERFLNPDRVSMPDLDIDMSDTGRERVIDYVRQKYGADKVSQIITFGTMKAKLAVRDVARVMGISVTETNRVAKMIPNDPKITLDDALNNIKELQVEVANNPTSKQLFDMARKIEGLKRHTGIHAAGVLITKESVSHYVPLARGAKDAITTQFEGEPCSNLGLLKMDFLGLRTLTVIDNAEKLIRARHNPNFDINEIPLDDKKTYDLLCACQTLGIFQLESGGMRDLIKKLQPTQFGDISALVALYRPGPMESGMMDMFVRRKSGQEKITYETPLLENVLKDTYGCMLYQEQIMQISKVLGGFTPGEADTLRKAMGKKKLEVMEQFGKKFIAGAKAHNIPEKTATHIYDQMKAFAGYGFNKSHSYAYALVSYQTAYLKANYPIEFMCAALTNEIGHNAIGADDKENKIATYLEEAKKMGFEILPPDINKSQPEFSVEQKDGKEYIRYALEAIKNAGTEGCISIANEAKKKPFESLEDMCARIDIYQANKKTIESLTKAGALDSLLPDKDPKEARAILLSQIDQAIDTAHLIAKEQENCTASLFGDDFSATMTLKKKESTTVTRPLTQNELLGYEKEVMGIYFSGHPIARYQSYFSRLNCVDIKTILDGKASGRLNVIGIVTRMKKRQNKQKKEWAQFVIEDCTGSIAINAFARTWEQVGHKITPNAILFFSGEVRIDDESARVEMNLQDVGNVTDLIANIATKLTIRLPANYEPAQLQKLKLLLDAAKGVTKVYLEVPSKQDPSKLHRIRTGKSIMVHRALLEHLENTLGEKAWSFE, encoded by the coding sequence ATGAAAGAATTTGTCCATTTACACAATCATTCTGAGTACTCCTTGTTAGACGGTATGTTGCGCATTTCCGAGCATCATAAACCTTCTCGTTTTCTAAAAGGGCTGGCCGAACAAGGTATTAAATCTCTGGCTATCACCGATCATGGGAATATGTATGGAGCTTTGGATTTCTATGAGTCTGCCCGTGGAGCCGGCCTCAAACCTATTGTGGGTTGCGAAGTCTATATTACAGAAGGAAAATACACCGAGAAAGACAAATCCCGCACCGGTCATTTAACATTACTGGCCAAAAATCATCAAGGGTACCTTAATTTGATGCAGCTCAATTCCGAAGCGTGGGTCAATGGGTTCTATTATCATCCGCGTATTGATAAAGAATTGCTGGCTAAATATTCGGAAGGGCTTATCGCTTTGTCCGGTTGTTTGAAAGGGTTTGTATCTCAATACGCCTTAACGGCTCCTTTTGAAAAAACCTGCGCCATAGCGCAAGAATATGCCGACATTATGGGCCCCGGCAATTATTACATTGAGCTGATGGACCACGGCATTAAAGAAGAGCAAGAGGCCCTGCCTATTCTTAAAGAAGTAGCCAAAAAATTGGGATTAAAAACGGTAGCCACCAATGACTGCCACTATGAAAAAAAGGAAGACTGGGAAGCACACGATGTCAACCTTTGTATCTCTACGGGCAAAACATTGGCCGACCCGCAACGGCTTAAAATGACCACGCACGATTTATATTTTAAATCGCCCGATGAAATGTATGAGCTGTTTGCCCATACCCCTCAAGCCCTCGAAACCACACTAGAAATTGCGGAAAAATGTAATTTGGAATTTCCAAAACATGGATTTATTCTGCCCAATTTTGATATTCCGCCGCAGTATCCCAACTCCGCCGAGTATTTCAAAGCCCTCTGCCGCGAAGGCCTTAATAAAAAAATGCATGGCAATGTACCGCCGGAGTATATGAAACAGCTGGAATTTGAATTTGACGTGATTATCAAAATGGGATTTGACTGTTATTTCCTTATCGTACAGGATTTTATCCATTGGGCACGCCAACATGACATTCCTATCGGGCCGGGACGCGGTAGCGGTGCGGGCAGTATTGTGGCTTATAGTTTGGACATCACGCGCGTAGACCCCATTAAAAGCAAACTGTTGTTTGAGCGTTTCTTAAATCCGGACCGTGTCAGTATGCCGGATTTGGATATCGATATGTCCGACACCGGGCGCGAACGCGTCATTGATTATGTACGCCAAAAATACGGTGCGGATAAAGTCTCCCAAATTATCACTTTTGGGACCATGAAGGCCAAACTGGCAGTGCGCGATGTCGCCCGTGTAATGGGTATTAGTGTCACGGAAACCAACCGTGTGGCCAAAATGATTCCAAATGACCCCAAAATCACCTTGGATGATGCCTTAAACAATATCAAAGAATTACAAGTAGAAGTAGCCAACAATCCTACTTCCAAACAACTCTTTGATATGGCACGCAAAATTGAGGGACTCAAACGTCATACCGGCATCCACGCGGCCGGCGTACTGATCACCAAAGAATCCGTTTCCCATTATGTGCCGCTGGCCCGCGGAGCCAAAGATGCTATTACCACTCAATTTGAAGGAGAGCCCTGTTCCAATTTAGGCCTCTTAAAAATGGACTTTTTAGGGCTGCGTACCTTAACGGTTATCGATAATGCCGAGAAATTAATCCGCGCGCGGCACAATCCCAATTTCGATATTAATGAAATCCCGCTAGACGATAAAAAAACCTACGATTTATTGTGTGCGTGCCAAACCTTGGGTATCTTTCAATTGGAAAGCGGCGGCATGCGGGATTTGATTAAAAAACTACAACCCACCCAATTTGGCGATATTTCCGCCTTGGTGGCCCTGTATCGTCCGGGCCCAATGGAATCGGGCATGATGGATATGTTTGTCCGGCGCAAAAGCGGACAAGAAAAAATTACCTACGAAACCCCGCTATTGGAAAATGTGTTAAAAGACACCTACGGTTGTATGCTCTATCAAGAGCAAATTATGCAGATTTCCAAAGTGCTGGGCGGTTTTACCCCCGGAGAAGCCGACACCCTGCGCAAAGCCATGGGTAAGAAAAAATTGGAAGTAATGGAACAGTTTGGTAAGAAATTTATTGCCGGAGCTAAAGCTCATAATATACCGGAAAAAACAGCGACTCATATCTATGATCAAATGAAAGCCTTTGCCGGATACGGTTTCAATAAATCCCACTCTTATGCGTATGCGCTAGTATCTTATCAGACCGCCTACTTAAAGGCCAACTATCCTATCGAATTTATGTGTGCAGCCCTAACCAACGAAATTGGGCACAATGCCATTGGGGCCGACGATAAAGAAAATAAAATTGCCACCTATTTGGAAGAAGCCAAAAAAATGGGATTTGAAATTTTACCACCGGATATCAATAAATCCCAACCGGAATTTTCCGTAGAACAAAAAGACGGAAAAGAATATATCCGCTACGCTTTGGAAGCTATTAAAAATGCCGGCACGGAAGGATGTATTTCCATTGCCAACGAAGCGAAAAAGAAACCCTTTGAATCTTTAGAAGATATGTGCGCCCGTATTGACATTTATCAGGCTAACAAAAAGACGATTGAGAGCTTGACCAAAGCGGGCGCTCTGGATAGTTTATTGCCGGACAAAGACCCCAAAGAGGCCCGGGCAATTTTGCTAAGCCAAATTGATCAAGCTATCGACACGGCCCACTTAATTGCCAAAGAGCAAGAAAATTGTACCGCCAGTTTATTTGGTGATGATTTCTCTGCCACCATGACGCTCAAAAAGAAAGAATCCACGACTGTCACCAGACCGCTTACTCAAAATGAATTGCTGGGATACGAAAAAGAAGTGATGGGAATTTACTTTAGCGGACACCCCATTGCCCGCTACCAATCCTATTTTTCGCGCTTAAATTGCGTGGACATTAAAACAATTTTAGACGGAAAAGCCTCCGGAAGACTCAATGTGATTGGTATTGTAACCCGCATGAAAAAACGACAAAATAAGCAAAAAAAAGAATGGGCCCAATTTGTCATTGAAGATTGTACCGGCTCTATTGCCATTAATGCGTTTGCCCGCACGTGGGAACAAGTAGGGCACAAAATCACGCCCAATGCCATTTTGTTTTTCTCCGGAGAGGTGCGCATTGATGATGAGAGTGCGCGGGTGGAAATGAATTTACAGGATGTAGGAAATGTAACGGATTTAATTGCCAATATCGCTACAAAGCTGACTATCCGACTTCCCGCTAATTACGAGCCTGCTCAATTGCAAAAACTCAAGCTCCTCTTAGATGCTGCCAAAGGAGTGACCAAAGTGTATTTGGAAGTCCCTTCTAAACAAGACCCCTCTAAACTACACCGGATTCGCACCGGCAAATCCATCATGGTGCACCGGGCACTGCTGGAACATTTAGAAAACACATTGGGTGAAAAAGCGTGGAGTTTTGAATAA
- a CDS encoding GDP-mannose 4,6-dehydratase, producing the protein MQLDYEHRPLVLDWDGRQRRDFISVHDIVQANLLAIEKASAGQTYNVATGNSCTLLELVDMIEKTAGYPLQRIRGPKRPGDLHQSCADISKLRNLGFVPKVTLQQGLTEMWQHQLRQKTK; encoded by the coding sequence ATGCAACTGGACTATGAACATCGCCCACTCGTACTGGACTGGGACGGACGGCAACGGCGTGATTTTATCTCCGTACATGATATTGTGCAGGCCAATTTATTGGCCATTGAAAAAGCCTCTGCCGGGCAAACCTACAACGTCGCCACTGGGAATAGTTGCACGCTGCTTGAACTAGTCGATATGATAGAAAAAACAGCAGGCTATCCTTTGCAACGCATCAGAGGCCCCAAACGTCCGGGAGATCTGCATCAATCTTGTGCCGATATCAGCAAACTGCGCAATTTAGGATTTGTTCCGAAAGTTACTTTACAACAAGGACTAACCGAGATGTGGCAACATCAACTGCGCCAAAAAACGAAGTAA
- a CDS encoding outer membrane beta-barrel protein encodes MVRQLSLGRYWYSVIILSGLLCFIATKSQAQSYRVYRPIPQVYEEKRATAPSLSLFEIDAAGVLSAGEIQDKENNSISRAMRGWQLRGFFHFNDIIAAGLAVEQLKSADMKTKALTAFERNEWEALLRVVLTPNTEPQLYLLAGIGQASQQSRFKRQHRDFNQKSLVLVAGIGGKVRLWKDLFLFGDYVIHYDRKKWDNFLFEGPHIRQEVTAGLGYRF; translated from the coding sequence ATGGTTCGACAATTATCCTTAGGGCGTTACTGGTATAGCGTAATTATTTTATCAGGTCTTTTGTGTTTTATCGCAACTAAAAGCCAAGCACAAAGTTATCGTGTTTACCGGCCTATCCCTCAAGTGTATGAAGAAAAGCGTGCTACTGCTCCTAGTCTGTCTTTGTTTGAGATAGACGCGGCGGGCGTATTGTCTGCCGGAGAAATACAAGACAAGGAAAATAATTCCATCTCTCGGGCGATGCGCGGGTGGCAACTGAGAGGATTTTTTCACTTCAACGACATTATAGCGGCCGGTTTAGCGGTAGAACAACTCAAATCGGCTGATATGAAAACAAAAGCGCTCACGGCCTTTGAACGCAATGAATGGGAAGCCTTGCTCAGAGTTGTTCTGACACCTAACACAGAGCCACAACTGTATCTACTGGCGGGAATAGGTCAAGCCAGTCAGCAAAGCCGCTTCAAACGTCAACATCGCGATTTTAATCAAAAAAGTTTGGTATTGGTGGCCGGAATCGGGGGAAAAGTACGTCTATGGAAAGATCTTTTCCTGTTTGGCGATTATGTCATCCATTATGACCGCAAGAAATGGGATAATTTTTTGTTTGAAGGCCCGCATATTCGCCAGGAAGTAACGGCAGGGCTAGGTTATCGGTTTTGA